The sequence ctcgcgtaagcgtacgcgtaaggttggtctgggtcgtctcgtccaacaataccgccgaaccaaaatatgacatgctggtaggcagtatgacttgtatcgtccacaactcacttgtgttctactcgtgcatataacatcaacatcaataacctggctcggatgccactgttgggtttcgtagtaatttcaaaaaatttcctacgcacacgcaagatcatgtgatgcatagcaacgaggggagagtattgtctacgtacccaacgcagaccgactgcggaagcgatgacacgacgtagaggaagtagtcgtacgtcttctcgatccaaccgatcaagcaccgaaactacggcacctccgagttcgagcacacgttcagctcgatgacgatccccggactccgatccagcaaagtgtcggggaagagtttcgtcagcacgacggcgtggtgacgatcttgatgaactacagcagcagggcttcgcctaaactccgctacagtattatcgaggaatatggtggcagggggcaccgcacacggctaaggaatcgatcacgtggatcaacttgtgtcaacttgtgtgtttagaggtgcccctgcctccgtatataaaggagccaaggggggagggggcgccggccaagagggagaggcgcaggaggagtcctactcctaccgggagtaggactccccccccaatcctattccaactaggattcccaagggggaaagagggagaggggtggccggccacctctcctagtcctaataggactaggggaaggggggaggcgcgcagcccccttgggctgcccctttctcctttccactaaggcccatgatggcccatatggttcccggggggttccggtaaccctcccggtattccggtaaaatcccgatttcacccggaacacttccgatatccaaatataggcttccaatatatcaatctttacgtctcgaccatttcgagactcctcgtcatgtccgtgatcacatccgggactccgaacaaccttcggtacatcaaaatgcataaactcataatataactgtcatcgtaaccttaagcgtgcggaccctacgggttcgagaacaatgtagacatgaccgagacacgtctccggtcaataaccaatagcgggacctggatgcccatattggctcctacatattctacgaagatctttatcggtcagaccgcataacaacatacgttgttccctttgtcatcggtatgttacttgcccgagattcgatcgtcggtatccaatacctagttcaatctcgttactggcaagtctctttactcgttccgtaatacatcatctcacaactaacatattagttgtaatgcttgcaaggcttatgtgatgtgtattaccgagagggcccagagatacctctccgacaatcggagtgacaaatcctaatctcgaaatacgccaacccaacatcgaccattggagacacctgtagtactcctttataatcacccagttacgttgtgacgtttggtagtacccaaagtgttcctccggtaaacgggagttgcataatctcatagtcataggaacatgtataagtcatgaagaaagcaatagcaacatactaaacgatcgggtgctaagctaatggaatgggtcatgtcaatcagatcattctactaatgatgtgacctcgttaatcaaataacaactcattgttcatggttaggaaacataaccatctttgattaacgagctagtcaagtagaggcatactagtgacactttgtttgtctatgtattcacacatgtattatgtttccggtaaatacaattctagcatgaataataaacatttatgatgattataaggaaataaataataactttattattgcctctagggcatatttccttcactaacctCCAAAGAAAGATCCTCACCTTCGACGGGATTTTAAATTTCCACAAGGAAGTCCAAGCTTTTTCGTCCTTATCGGTGTGAGATGTTCCGCTACTTCCATTTAACCACTCCTCCCTCTGTAATTTTGTCTTGAGCAAAAACTTATAAGCCGAACTAACACTAAATTTGCCTTTCTTATCCGGATACCACGCCCAAAAGTCCTCAACGTTGCGGGTGCATACCGGAATCTTCAATATGGCCTCAGCATCTATAGGCAAAAACACGGACCGGACCAAACCCTCATTCCATGAGGCTGTCGCCGGGGAGAGCAGCTCCGAAACGTGCCTGGGAGGGTGAGGAACCAACGAGAAAATAGGCCGTGGCGTCATCTCCTTCGGAATCTAGTTATCCGTCCAAATCTCCGTTGATTGCCCATTACCAATCCGACGAATGAGCCCCTGCCTCAACAGATCCCGTCCTTCCAATATAGCCCGCCAAATCTGAGACGGCCTTGGTCCCAACTCCGCATCAAGAACCGAATTGTTTGGATAATATGCGGCCTTCAAAATTCTTGCGCTCAAACTCATTGGTTCTTGTAGTAGTCGccaggcttggcgagccaacaggGCTAGATTGAAAATCTCAAGATCCCTGAATCCTAGCCTGCCTAGATGTTTAGGACGTGTCATCACATCCCAGGAAACCCAAGCCGGCTTACGTTGTCCCTGTTTGCACCCCCACCAAAACTTCCTGATTATGGATTTTATATGATCACATAAACCTCTTGGGAGTTTGAAACATGACATCGAGAACACCGGGATGGCCTGGGCCACTGATTTAATTAGCACATCTTTTCCACCTGCTGATAGGCATTTGCTCATCCAACCTTTTACCTTGTCCCAAACTCTGTCACTCAAATATTTGAAAGTACCCTTTTTTGAGTGGCCCACGTCTGTTGGCAAACCCAAATATCTGTCGCTCAATGATTCATTAGGGACCTGCAAATGGCCTTTGACCGCAGCACGTACTATCTCTGGGCTTCCCTTGCTAAAAAAGATTGTAGATTTATCTTTGTTGATCCGTTGACCTGATGCCAAACAATATGTATTCAACAGGTTTGATACTGCTTCCGCTCCATCAACACTCGCCCTGAAAAATAGCAGGCTATCATCCGCGAATAAAAGGTGATTCACCGCCGGAGCCGACGGTGCCACCTTAATGCCGCTGAGCTGGGATGATTGATTTTGGGATTTTAAGAGGCACGAtaggccctctgctgctaacaaGAAGAGGTATGGAGAGATTGGATCTCCCTGACGAATCCCCCTCGTAGGATGAAAAGCTTCTGACTTCACACCATTGAACATAACTGAAAAAGAAACTGAGCTCACCATATTCATCACAACTGAAACCCATGGTGCCGCAAAACCCAACTTCTCCATAATCGATCGTAGGTAGGACCACTCCACTCGATCGtatgccttcatcatgtcaagtttcagTGCTGCAAAACTGTTATTCTTTGACCTGTTTCTCTTCATAAAATGCAAGCATTCATAAGCCGAGATTATGTTGTCAGTAACGAGTCTTCCTGGCACAAAGGCCGACTGCTCCTCCGAAATTATCTCCGGAAGAATTAGCTTGAGGCGATTTGCTAGAACTTTCGAGGCGATCTTGTAAAACACGTTACATAAGCTTATGGGCCGGAACTGAGATAATAAGTTTGGATTGGATACCTTAGGAATAAGGACCAGAAGGGTGTCATTCAGACATGCAGGGCTCTCCTCGCCCCTAATAATGGCCAGTACTGCTCTCGTGACTGCTTCTCCACATACATCCCAGTGTCTCTGGAAAAAGTGTGCCGGAAACCCATCTGGACCGGGAGCTTTTGTAGGAAACATTTGGAAAAGAGCGGTCTTAACCTCCTTCGCTTCATACGGAGCCAACAATGCTGCATTCATTTCCGCCGTAACCTTCGTAGGCACATGCTGAAGAACGTCCTGCACCCCCTCCACTCCCTCCGAAGTGTACAGCTGTTTATAAAAGTCCAAAGCCATCTGCTGCATCTCCGTTAACTCCGTGGTCAATTCTCCATCTGGTTTCTGCAAGGCCTTTATCAGATTCTTCCTTCTCCGCATGGAGGCGCGCATGTGGAAAAAACGAGAGTTACGGTCCCCCTCAGCTAGCCACTGGACACGAGACCTCTGTCTCCACATCAACTCTTCACGCAAATAGAGCTCGACTAGCCGGTCGTTAATTTTGATCTCCGCATGAGAAGGTCCGACCCTTGTTATGTCACTCCGAAGGCGATCTAGCTCTTTCTTGAGGCTTTGTATCTCTCCTCTCACACTACCGAAAGTTGATCTTGACCATACGCCAAGGTTACTTGCTAGGGCCTCGAGTTTTGTGCGAACTTCACCCACCGTTTGATTAAGGCCGTTGGGCTCCCAAGCTGCATCCACCGTGGGTTTCAATTCAGGGTGGGTGTCCCACATCACCTCATACCTGAACTGCTTCGTCTTCGGTCCTCCGCTTGGTTGGGTTAGCTGCAGTAATATGGCAGAATGATCAGATGTCGCTGATATGACATGATGGACAGCCGCCTGTGGGTACAGACCACACCAGTCCACCGAACCCAAAGCTCTATCAAGCCTGACTCGCGTATATGATCCGCCTGTTACTTTTTTCTCATAAGTCCACTTGATGCCCTTGTAGCCAAGGTCGAGTAGACCGCAAACATCTACCGCATCTTTGAAGCCCTGAATCTGTGTCTGACTTCTCGACCCAATACCATCATGTTCATCATGCTTCAGAACTTCATTGAAGTCCCCGATACACACCCACGGCATATCTTGGAGAGCTGACAAATTTTTCATCGTATTCCATGTGTGATAGCGAAGATGGGTCTGGGCTTCTCCATAGAAACAGGAGAGCCTCCACGGTTGATCTCCTAGACCTGTCACCTTTCCATCTATGTGGTACTTGGAGTAACCCAAAATATCGATGTTTATTTCATTATTCCAAAACATAGCTAAGCCTCCACTCCTACCGGAGGCATCAACAGCAAAAGAACAATCATAACCTAAAGAACTTTTTAAGTTTTCAGCTCTCTCCCCACTTATTTGGGTTTCAACTATACAAAGCACTTTAGGGGCAAACTTCTTCGCGAGTTCGCGAAGCTCTTGAACTGTCGGGGCGTTGCCAATCCCCCGGCAGTTCCAGCAAAGAAGATTCATTGCGTTCGGCGGTCCTCCGTCACGGAGGCCGCCGCTCTCGCATCCGAGCTCTTTACCCCATTGGGGTTCTTCTTCACCGTATCAGCCAACCCCTCTTTGTCATTTGAACTTGCTGGCTTCCCCAACTGGCCCATGAGTTTGGACCGTTTTGTATCTTGCTTCGGTGGTGGACTAATTGGGACCCCCTTCTCATTCCCAACAGGCTTCGGTACTGGTAACTGAGCAGCTGCGTGGGCCGGAACTGGAAAACGAGACAACGCAGCCCGTTGGAAACTGAAATTTCACTGGACTCCAAAGGCCCAAGAAGCTGAAACTCCTCGCTGAATCATTCCTCGTGTCCATCATCGCGAGCGCCGGCGACAGCCGGCAGCCGGCCTGGCGGATCTCACCGGGGCAGACCGAAAACGACGAGATCGCTTTAATGCGCCGACGGCCGCAAATGCCAAAACGTCGCGCGCTTATCAGTACCTCCGTTTCTCTGTCTACgtactctctctctcacacacacacacacactgacacacacgcacgcacctcaCATCAGTGATCGACCAGCATGGCCGGCGCCGCGCCTCACGTCATGGTGCTGCCGTTCCCGGCGCAGGGCCACGTCACGCCGTTCATGGAGCTGTCGCACCGCCTCGTCGACCACGGCTTCCAGGTCACCTTCGTCTGCACAgagctcatccacgggctcctgctaGACACCGGCACCAGCGGCGACGCGCTGTGCGGCATCCGCCTGCTCTCCATACCGGACGGCATGGCTGACGGCGACGACCGCAGGGACCTCTCCAAGTTCGTGGGCGCCATCACGCGGTACGTGCCGGGCTACGTGGAGGACCTCATCAGGGAGACGGCTGCGTCCGGGCAGAAGGAGGTGAAATGGCTACTCGCCGACGTCAACCTGGGGTTCTGCTACCAGGGCGCCAAGAACCTCGGCGTCCGGGTGGCTGCCGTCTGGCCGGCGGCCGCCGCGAGTCTCGGGATGTGGTCCAGCATTCCCAAGATGATAGAGGATGGCTTCATCGATGACAAGGGTACTAAATATCCACCCTTCTACTGCCTACTTTCCATCGTTTAATTATCATAAAATAATACTAGTCTCGATTGTTTAACACTATGTACATACTCCTCTGTTTCAAAAGGTTAAAAGTTCTAGATTTGTCTCAAGTCAAACTTTCATAAATTCGACCAAGTTTATTGAAAAATTTGCTCACATCACAAATATGTAACTAATTCTTTGTCGCAGAAGTTATTATAGGTTTTCTCATATACTGGTCAAACTTAAATAAGTTTGGTTTAGGCAAAATCTAAAACCACAAATGTTTTAAGACGAAGGTGTACATTAAAATTAAAAAGATACTGTAAAAGATTTACATTTTTTTCCTTTAGAATAGACACTCGAAGAGCATCTTAAATCTGAAAATCATAATGAAAAATAGCATTCTGTTCAATGAAAAGACAACTAGACACTAAACAAccagtaaaaaattacttccaaaATCATACACGTCATCTTCTTTCTTTGATTGTATGCCGCTCGTCGGAAATTGAAAATCACACTGAACCGACGATAAAGAAAAGGGACACCTGCAAACGATCTCGCCACACCATGCTTTGAAGGCCGTAGTAGCTACAAATCGCTAAACGAACATTAGTTGGAGCATAACCCCATGCAAACACAAACTTACATTATTTCTCCACCTGTCCAGAGGATTCAAGAAACCGGATCATTTGGGTTAACAAATTGAAAGAAGATGTCCAAGTCACCGCACTATGATCCAACCAACTCTTTTCCTTGATCGATACACCAGCTCCCAAGATCTTAAGAGAGCCAACAAATACAACATTGTCGTTGGAATCGGTTTAGGGAAAGGGTCGCTACTTCGAGATGTGTAGTTCAACCTCCGTCGTGCAGAACATCTATAGATTTAGAAACAATTTTATGTCCTAACATTTGAAGATTATCCATGCATCAAGCCTTGCACACTTGCTAAGTCAAGCCGATATCTtatttataaaaatatatttttagttGTTCAATTAATATGTAGTTTCTTTTATGAAAAACCTTAATTTTGAAGTTATGCTAGATAAATATTCCACCAAATTTTCAGTGAAGTCCAAGAGGCAAATTCACGTTGAGTCGGATATTTTTTTTTGGTATGGCATATCGAACTAATATAACCACAAATTACATGTTATCTCATTTCGAATTAAATTTTGAGCATAGTTCCATTTCGAACAACATTTGGTGACTGCCCAAATGAGATTCTTTTTATGTAGATATGGGAAGCTTTATTGTTTGATTTCCGACATCTGTATCGAAAGGCCTCATCTCATTCGCCCACTCAAGTTTGAACCATGCATTGTGTGTTTGTTAACAGATAAGCTagaattttcgcaaaaaaaaaagataagCTAGAATCTTGCTGAATTAAAAAATTCTGCAGCAACTCCGCTGCCGCCGATCATTCAGCTTTGTGACTTTTTCCCTTGAAGCACACATGATAAAaatatactcttataaaaaacagagttgataatgatggtgtgcctgccatcctgcaatataggtcgttcgatctatatctaacggataggaagaaaattatgacaatttacccacactcctctctaCATTTGCAGATAAGGTCTTCCTTCGTTTAtcctttttctcccacaagataaactactcatacaaatgcatcttcacgTTCCGCACAACgcatgagcatcttgctagtaaaaataaataagtaaattGCAGGCATGGCAAAGCGAGAGGGGATATATGAGATCGCCCCCAAGATGCCGCCGATCTGCATGTCACGCATGCCGTGGTGCATCGACGGCCCACCCGAGGGGCAGCAGCTGGTCTTCAAGCTGGTGGTCACCGACAACGCCCAGGCGACCAGCCTCGCCGAGATCGTCGTGTGCAACTCGTTCCTCGACGCCGAGACAGCGGCGTTCGGGATGTTCCCGGAGATACTGCCCATCGGCCCGCTGTTCGCCGATCAGGAGCTCCGCAAGCCCGTTGGGCAGTTCTGGCCGGAAGACGTCAGCTGCTTGGAGTGGCTCGACGCGCAGTCCGAAGGCTCCGTCGTGTACGTGGCGTTCGGCAGCTTCACCATCTTCGACCCACGGCAGTTCAGAGAGCTCGCTGAGGGGCTGGAGCTCACCGGCCGGCCGTTCCTGTGGGTAGTGCGCCCGGACTTCACCTCCGACGGCCTCGGCAAGGCGTGGTTCGACGAGTTCCAGAGCCGCGTCGCCGGCAAGGGCATGATCGTCAGCTGGTGCCCCCAGCAGCAGGTGCGTACATTGTCAAGAACTGTGCGTCTGTCGGCGTTCGTTGCAAGCTTCAGGCAATCTCCAGGTCCTGATCCATGTCAACATGCAGGTTCTGGCGCATCCCGCGGTGGCGTGCTTCGTGTcgcactgcgggtggaactcgACGATGGAGGGGGTGAGGAACGGCGTGCCCATCCTGTGCTGGCCCTACTTCGCCGACCAAttcacgaatcggagctacatctGCGACATCTGGAGGACCGGCTTGGCCGTGACGCTCGGAGATGGAGTGGTGACGAAGGAGGAGGTGAAGAGCAAACTTGAGCAGGTCATCGGCGACGAGGGAATCTCGGAGAGGGTAGGAGTGCTCAGGGATGCAGCTCGTAGGAGCATTGGCGAGGGCGGGTCCTCGTATTTGAATTTCCAGAGATTTGTTACCCTCCTAAACGAGTGAGCTGCATTTCACCATATACTGTCTGAGACAGACGACGAAACATTTTTTgtgtttctctttttattttattataTATTGTGCACGCTTTTCTGGCGTGTTTCCCTAGCGAACCAAAAAATATTGAATTTGCAAAGATTATGATTGCTCACCAAGTATGCACGTGATGCCCTAGCGTACACATGACACATCTTAATCTGTAAGAAAAAAATCCAAACGATTTTAACCTGCTTACTGTACGAAATTTGCAATACAAAGTAGGTTATGAAGAACAAAATCAGCATGAAAGGAATGTGCTATGTATCACAAATAGGTTGTGAAATGAGTAGTGGGAGGATGTATGCACGTGCATTCATAGAGGTAAATGTATATGCATATAGAATATATGTAAGCGTCTGGGATTCTACTATGTTCCAAAATATATATAATAGTGTAATCTTTTAAAACACACCATTTCAAGAAATATTCTTGAATAACACCCACTGTGACTCAGGATGGTACACTCCCAACTAGCAGTTTTTTGCGCGCGCATTATTTTGCAGCATCTGATGGAGCGTCTCCGGTGCCAAAAATGATGGTTTTTAGCGCGCGGAGCAGTTTTTGGacgcctgt comes from Triticum aestivum cultivar Chinese Spring chromosome 5B, IWGSC CS RefSeq v2.1, whole genome shotgun sequence and encodes:
- the LOC123116993 gene encoding UDP-glycosyltransferase 83A1-like, which translates into the protein MAGAAPHVMVLPFPAQGHVTPFMELSHRLVDHGFQVTFVCTELIHGLLLDTGTSGDALCGIRLLSIPDGMADGDDRRDLSKFVGAITRYVPGYVEDLIRETAASGQKEVKWLLADVNLGFCYQGAKNLGVRVAAVWPAAAASLGMWSSIPKMIEDGFIDDKGMAKREGIYEIAPKMPPICMSRMPWCIDGPPEGQQLVFKLVVTDNAQATSLAEIVVCNSFLDAETAAFGMFPEILPIGPLFADQELRKPVGQFWPEDVSCLEWLDAQSEGSVVYVAFGSFTIFDPRQFRELAEGLELTGRPFLWVVRPDFTSDGLGKAWFDEFQSRVAGKGMIVSWCPQQQVLAHPAVACFVSHCGWNSTMEGVRNGVPILCWPYFADQFTNRSYICDIWRTGLAVTLGDGVVTKEEVKSKLEQVIGDEGISERVGVLRDAARRSIGEGGSSYLNFQRFVTLLNE